The genomic segment TCATTGGGATCATCCACCACAATTTGAAAATTGAAGGTGTCGTTTATAGCAATTTTTGTCATGAGCTCAGGGACCGAAGACAGAATTGGTGGATGATTGACAAACAAAGCGACACTTTGAGTGTCTACGGCGATACCGTGATTTGCGGCAATAACAAATCGCTGAGTATCGATTTGAGTGCTCTGGGGCGTCCATGTGATTTGTCCCACGTTATCAACCATCATCCCATATGGTGAAAATACTAGGGTGTAGATCAGTTCCTGCTGTTTGTCTTCGGGCATTCGAACGCCTACCTTATAACGATATTCTTCTCCAACGGTACCGCTCAACTCTGGTAGTGAGGTAATCACTACCTGCCCGCGGGAATAAAGCTTCAAGTTTTGCACGTCACGGTCAAATCCGTCTGAGGTGACAATTCTCACGTCGTAGATGTCAATATGAGAAGCCTCTGTCTGCCATCTCAGCAACCCGTCCTGTTCAATTGTCATTCCCTCAGGTGCTTTTTCAAGTGTATATCTAATTAAGGCATCCTCATTATTATCTGTAACATACACCTGATAGATGAAGGGGTCACCCGCTACAAACTCTGTCTCTCCGGGAGAAGATACGATTAGGGGAGGATCGTTAACATAAATCCAAAACCGGGACTCAATAGTGGCCAGTTCTGGCACTACCTGATATGTCACCACACCCTCTTCATCGGTAGTGATGATATCAACGGTTTCACCTACTTTCATTTTCAGTAGAAAGGACAACTGGTATGCACCCAGTTGCATCTCGTCCGGGACCCACTCAATGGATTTTGTCTCGTAGTGGAAGTACATTCCTCGAGGTGGAGCGTCGACCCATCGGAAGCTAAAAAATTCCCTGTCGTCTTCTTCCGGAATGGTGTAAGCGAAGGTCTGGTTAACAGGGAGGACATAAGTTGGCAGAATCCCGAGAGGCAGGGGTTGACCTTCAGTTGGCGGAACAATAGGCATTTCTTCAACTATCTCTTCCATCTGAGTCTGTGGGATGTACGTATCTACGAGAATTTCTTCAGGATACTCCGGTATGGAGCCCAGTTCAAAGTAGAATATTTCACTTTGTTGCCCGGTCCACCCACCGGCAATGACGGTTCCAAGATATATCCCATCCACAATTTCGGGAATTACAGAAAAGATTTGAGGCCCTTCAGTTCCTTCACCAGCAGCGATAGAAAAGTATTCATTGAGACGCGGCGTATCCATACGGGTGCCGTAAGATGCTGTAACAATACCTTGTTGACCGCTGATAAGTAACAAATCTGTTAGACCGTCCTGGTTAAAGTCAGCGTGTTTTAGATCAGAAAGAGGTCCGGCCTCTATGCCGAGCTCTGCAACCTCAATTTTTTGATCAATCATGGTGAGTGATATAACGTGCCCTGACTGAAAAGGGATTAATACATCATCGGTGTCGTCGCTGTTCCAGTTTAGGGTGGTAAGGGAACTGGTCAGCACGTTTGACATCCCGGGGACACGATGGAGCAGGTTAGGGCCGGCACTCAGGACGCCCCCAGAATTGAAAAAGGACTGAATCCTCAGGATGTTTCTTTCAGGACTGAATGCAAAAAGGTCTGTTAGACCATCCCGATCGAAATCAACGCCCGCCACGTGAACATCACCGGCGCTTGTTGAAAAGTCTTGAAGAAGGAACGACTGGACCTCACTAAAGAGACGTTCTTCCCCACCAGAAAGACCGATGACAGTCACCACAGCCTCAGGACCAGTCAGGGCAATGGCAACCTCTTCTTTGCCGTCCCCTTCAAGGTCTACGACATCCAGATTGCTGATAGCCTGACCGCTTTGAGGACCGGTGAGGGCTGTGGAGAGAGCCGGCGCTGTAGAGAAGCTGCCATCTATCCAATCGTAAACAGAGATCACCCCCTGGGTAAAATCTGGATTGTCCGGTATTCTCACATTTGCGGCGATGACTAGCTCGGCTGTGCCGCTTCCGTCAAGATCTGTGATTCGAGCAGCAACAATGCGTCCATCTATTTGCTGTGGCGTATCTAGATTCCAGATAAGTTGGGGAAAACCGAGAGCATCGATTTCGTAGTACGCAACCCTGGAAACAACCCCACCCGCTTCCCGCGGAAGTAGAGACGGAATTGGTTGTTGCATTGCTACTATGTCCTGCTCGAAAGCAATGAACTCTACGAGATCATCATTGTCCAAGTCATACACACCGTCCATATGGACTATCTGAAGATTTTGCGCCATGATGCTGGACAAAAGTGTAAAGATAAAAGCCACAGAGGGTTTTAGCATATTTTTCATTTATGGTTGTACAAGAACAGTAAACAGGACTGATTCTACTTTAGTGTTTGATCGAACAGTAACTCCTTGACCTCTAACTTCATCTACAACGGGACGACCAGCTCCGCCCTCTACTGTCATCTGAAATTCTATTTGATGTACACCCACTTGGGAAGGGGCTGGAGTCCAAGTAATGACCCTCGAGGAAGGGTCAAAACTTGCACCACCTGGCATGGAAACAGGCCTAAAGGAGACCATGGTGCCGTTGAATGGTTCAACGGGATAAACAAATTTTTCTCCGACATATAAAGTGTCGGAAATTCCAGAACCGGCCGGGGCTCCAGCCCCTTCTCCAAGAGTAGAGAGTTGTATCCGCCGTATTTTCCCAGCTGGCGGAGCTGTCATCGGTCGGGCAGCGGAGGAAGAAGTTATGTTGTTGGAGTTATTGTTCACTGATGAAAGAGCAATTTGTTGCATACGTCCACTGAGCGCAGCCTGGAGATGACTGGGTTCAGTGTCGGCTACCGTTTCAGACGGTATAACGGGAACGGCCGACAGTTGAACTCTGGATAGAGGGCTTTTTGAAACAGGCTCCGGCTCCTCCTCTGGCATCGGCTCAGGGACATCCTCCACCAACAGTGGGTTGAGTTGAGCTTGTGAAAGAGGTTGTGGTTTAGGCTCTACTTCTGCTTCACTTTCTTGGGCTATAACCGGAGAAGCACTTAGGCTTAGCTGTTTCAAAACAGAGCCGTCCATGCCCATTTCAGCGCGGTCAAGGAGAATAGCATTAATGTCATTTTCTGTTAGCGGATCCTTAAACTGGAACAGGGAAGCTTGAGATAAATCAACAAGAACAACCTGAAAATCATCACCCTGTTTTTTGATTGCCAGAACGGTTCCTGATTCAAAAGGCAGCACGACCTCCTTGGTTCCGTCTTGATCAATGTCCACTTCTGCCATACCGTTCGGGATGAGTACCGCAGACATAGGAACTTCATCCGGGTACATCAGTACGGCCGACGTCCCTTTGGAGAAACTGCTACCTTCATTAACAAAAACCTGGACCCTTACACGATTTTGCTCCGGGCTTATGGCCATTAAATCGGGCATTTCATCATCATTATGGTGAACCTTTGTGACAAGGAGTGGCCCGTAACCTACGTTAAGAACATCTGAAGATAAGTCTTGGAGTGTGGTTAACCCGTCGCCTATTTCATTGACCACTTTCACAGATACGAGACGTGTGGGGCTCCCTTCTGCATAAGCGATTTCATCGGTACCGTCATTGTCGAAATCGATAATCGTTAGTCCTGATGGACGGATGCGTACGTTGTCTTTTCCATCGCCGATTGTAAAGGATGGAGAAGGTGAAAAATCAACACCTGTCCATGGAAAAACTTTTAACCAAGGAGGATCATCCAAACCAGCTCCTAGAGACGAAGAACGGCTGAGAAGAACAATCTCCGGTGAATCGTCGCCATTGATATCACCCACTTGGGCTGTTACAAGAGGATCCACAGTCGTGTGGCGCCAGATTTCCATGTGGGCGCCAAAGTCGTCAATCTCATAATAAACAGCACTTGAGGGTTCCGTATCAACAATATTCTGCTTCTCTAATGCAAGGAATTCACTCAGGCCATCACCATCTAAGTCAAAGGTTGGACTCAGGGAGACGACCATTTTCTGAGCGCTAAGGTCAGACGGGAATAGAGTTATGACACAGAGAAGGGATGCAGTGTTCAACAAGGAACGAAGATCCAACGTACAGTGCCTTACTGTTCGGGTCCAATGAAACATTTCTACCTTACCTCGGCTAACGTTTAGAAAGATAGGTGACTATTCAACCTCTCTCCGTCAGCGAATATATCGGGTGTCCCCTGTAAAACCAAGTAAAAATGGCCGGGCAGCATTTGTTTCTTGTTCCTAAGATAGACGGAAAGTTAAATTGCATTCTCGCTTATCCGAGGTGAGCTGAATATGGGAACTCAGATAATTAAGAACTTGGTGTTCTGCCTAATAATTGTGCCCGTTAGTCTGGGTGCTCAGGATGATTATTATCCACCGGAATCTTTCTATGGTGGCGGTGTCGGCTTCAGTCAGATGTTTCTGTTCCAGAATCTAGGTCAGTTGCAAAGCTTTGAAATGTTGGGTTCTGTTGGCGATACAGCTGGTTTTGGGTTTGATTTGACGAAATTTGCTAACCCTTTCATAATTAACGGTGGTGAGGGTTTTTCAAACATAACTGAACGGATTCGCATCGGTGGATATGCTGGCGTTGGTACGTCATTTATAACTGTGAAACCTGATATTACTCTGGTTCTTGATGAGAACGGAGATGGTATATATGATATTAAGGAAGTCTTCGAGAAACCACCCGACCTTCAGGGAAAGATTTCCATGTGGCTCAGCGGGGCAACCATTGAATACCTGTTTCCTCTCTTTCGCGGTTTAGAAGTATCCATAGGTTCGTTCTTTGGCATTGGCCGCCTGAACCTTAACCTTTCTCAGTCTGCAGGCAGTCCTTCGTGGAAGAATCAGTTCAACCCTGTTTTTCAAATAGGGGAAAATGGATATGTACTTATTAAAGATGCTAATGCCGATGGTGCCATAGATTCCACCGATATTGACTATGTACAGCAAAATCAGTTTCCTACCATTGCTATCAATAGTACCATGACATCACCGTCTGGCACATTCTTTAATGTTCAGCCGTACATTGCGGTGAAGCTGCAGCTGCTTGACCGCATGGGGTTGCGGATGACTGTAGGCTTTAATGCCGGGACAATCAATGAAGGTGAATGGCGGACTGAAGACAGGAAGCCGATCCTAGACTCTCCAGAGACCGTGCTTAATTCCATGGCCATTCGGACAATGATTTACTTTGGTTTGTAGTTGCTCCCGCCGCTGACTGTACTGTAAACTTATCTGTTCGAGAAACATTTTATTGAAAACGTTGCGATACAAATGAATTACCTAAAGCGATATCTGGCTATCGGTGCCATTTCTCTCATATTTCTGTTCACCGTGGCCTCTGTAGGCCCTGCCGCCTACAGCAAAGTGGTTAACATATATGACAAAATTCGAGTTCTTAATCAGATTATTTCCATTGTGAATGAAAACTATGTGGAACCGGTGAACTGGGACGAAGCACTGGATGGTGCTTTCCTCGGCCTGCTTGAAGAACTGGATCCTCACTCTTCTTACATATCCCGGGACAAACTTGAGGCAGTGAATGAGCAGTTCCATGGGAAGTTTGAAGGTATCGGTATAGAGTTTGACCTGTTAGGCGGCTACATTACTGTCATTTCACCGGTAGTGGACTCCCCATCCGACCGTGCTGGACTGCAGCCTGGAGATAAAATTGTCGCCATAGATGGAGAAGATGCTTACGAAATCACTCGAGAAGATGTCTACAATACGTTGAGGGGTCCCAAGGGGACTGCAGTGTTGCTCACAATACGCAGGCCAGGCCAGGCAGAGACATTCGATGTGGAGATCATACGAGATCAGATTCCTATATATAGTCTAATCTCGTCTTTCATGATCGATGATCAGATAGGTTACATGAGACTGACACGGTTCGCTTCCTCTACGTCCCAAGAAGTTTTAGAGGCTGTTGAGTCTTTGCGGGCAGAGGGGATGACACGGCTCATATTCG from the Candidatus Neomarinimicrobiota bacterium genome contains:
- a CDS encoding VCBS repeat-containing protein, which translates into the protein MDLRSLLNTASLLCVITLFPSDLSAQKMVVSLSPTFDLDGDGLSEFLALEKQNIVDTEPSSAVYYEIDDFGAHMEIWRHTTVDPLVTAQVGDINGDDSPEIVLLSRSSSLGAGLDDPPWLKVFPWTGVDFSPSPSFTIGDGKDNVRIRPSGLTIIDFDNDGTDEIAYAEGSPTRLVSVKVVNEIGDGLTTLQDLSSDVLNVGYGPLLVTKVHHNDDEMPDLMAISPEQNRVRVQVFVNEGSSFSKGTSAVLMYPDEVPMSAVLIPNGMAEVDIDQDGTKEVVLPFESGTVLAIKKQGDDFQVVLVDLSQASLFQFKDPLTENDINAILLDRAEMGMDGSVLKQLSLSASPVIAQESEAEVEPKPQPLSQAQLNPLLVEDVPEPMPEEEPEPVSKSPLSRVQLSAVPVIPSETVADTEPSHLQAALSGRMQQIALSSVNNNSNNITSSSAARPMTAPPAGKIRRIQLSTLGEGAGAPAGSGISDTLYVGEKFVYPVEPFNGTMVSFRPVSMPGGASFDPSSRVITWTPAPSQVGVHQIEFQMTVEGGAGRPVVDEVRGQGVTVRSNTKVESVLFTVLVQP